A window of uncultured Methanoregula sp. genomic DNA:
TGACGAGTACCGGGAGTTTTCCGGTCTCGCTCTTGACCTCCTCGATTTTTTGAGCGGTTGCTTCACCGGTTACAATATTTTTATTGTTGAGCGGCACTTCCCGGACAACTCCTCCCGCGTTCTCAACCGAGAGGAATTCCGTGTAATGGGCGAGTGCTGATACAATCACGGTGTCACCTTTATTGACGAGCGTGCCGGCAACAGCCTGGAATCCCCGTCGGGCTCCCGGGACCACCCGGGCATGATCCATGTTCACGAACTTTGCAAGATCAGCATGGAACTCGGCAATCCCGGGCTTTGAGATCTTGTCGAGCCGGAACGGCTTGCGGCAGGCATCGCAGGTTGAGTACCCGTCCCCGTAGGAGATGAGGGCTTTCCGGGCCTCGGGCGTCAGTCGTCCTGCTGCCTGGATCGGCTGGATGTTGATCGCCTCCTCTTCCCGTGTCCTCAGGTCGATGGAGCCGGCAATCTTTGTCACCTTCGGGGTGCCGGTGCCGGCCTCGAGGTCAGAAAGGATCGCTTTTGCTTCGGCAATCCGCTGCCGGAATGCAGATTCTTCCTCAGCATCGAACCCGGTGGGGAGCGATTCGCGGAAGAGCTGCCGGATCTCTTCAAGCGCAAAGAGTGCCTCGAATGTCTTCTGGATCCTGATACTCATAATCTGTCACCTGTTTTTTTTATGGATAGAGCCAGCGCCCGGAATTGAACCGGGGTGTAGTTGATCTGCAGTCAACCGCGTAACCACTCCGCCACACTGGCTTGTTGTCAGAATTCACAATTGTGATTCTTACCATACTAAATAACAATTGTGAATATTTATAGATTTGCTCACAGGCAGGATTTTCCAAAACACCGGATATCGGATGTGAGCCGGTTTTTACCCGGTTTTATTCTGACCGGTGGAACAGTACGCGCCAAATCCGGATACGCTCCAGTAATGTTTGCAGGAATCCGGGATCCGGGCCGCACGCAGGAACGTTTGTGAGGAAGAACAACGAATGGCCAAATTTCGTACGGGATCCGAAAATGAAACCGGATGGATTGGAAAGAACCGGTGACCGCACTGAAACCGCCCGGCCGCTGGTCCGGGCAGATGAATATTTCAGGGCAGAGATATCCGGAAAAATCCGCCGGTTGAATATTATTATCACTCCTGACAGGACGACAGAAGGATTTTATGGTTCATTGTAAAATGAGTCAGTGGAATGGCAGGAGAAAATTGCTGGGAGTTCCAGAAGTGCGGACGCGAACCCGGAGGAGCCAAGGTTAGCGAACTGGGGGTCTGCCCGGCAGCTGCCGAGACCCGGGTTGACGGCGTGAACGGAGGAAAGAACGGGGGACGCACCTGCTGGGTGATAGCAGGTACCTTATGCAAAGGAAAAACCCGGGGAACGTACGCAGCCAAGATTAAAACCTGCCATGACTGCAGATTCCACAAGATGGTGCTGGCGGATCCCGAGGCGGAAAATCCTGCCCGGGCAGAACAGGGATCCCGGACACTCGACCTGGTGCTCGAACACACTGCCGAACTGGAACGCGAGATCGAGCACCGCCGGAAAATCGAGGATGCGCTTCACCGGGCAAACGCGAAACTCAGCCTGATCTCGAGCGTGACCCAGCACGATATGCTCAACAAGCTCGGAAGCATCGGTCTCATCATCGATCTTCTCGTACGAAAATATTCAAACGACCCGTATGCCCTTGAATACTTGAATAAAGCCGAAGTCCAGCTTCGGAATGTGGAAGAGATGATCTGGTTTGCCCGGGATTACAATGACATGGGGTCCAAAGATCCGAAATGGCAGAATATCCCGGTAGTCATCGCCGGGATTCGCGGGTGGGTCCTTGAAGCCTCCCTTGAACTGGATCCGGATCTCGCTGAGTACGAGATCTTTGCTGACCCGCTCCTCTGCAAGGTCTTCTACAATCTTGCCGACAATGCAGTCCGTCACGGGGGCCGGGTGAGCCACATTAAGGTCTCGGCAACCGTGCAGGACGGGAACCTGCTCCTTATCTGGGAAGATGACGGGTTTGGCGTGCCTGAAGAAGAGAAGGAGAAGATCTTCAGGAAAGGCCATGGCAGTAACACGGGGCTCGGCCTCTTCCTTGTCCGGGAGATCCTCTCGATCACCGGCATCGGCGTCCGGGAGACCGGAGTTCCGGGCAGGGGCGCACGGTTCGAGATCCTTGTCCCGGAAGGAGCTTTCCGGCGGCGCCGAGAGAAAGGCTGATCTGCCGGAAAACCGTGCTTCGGAATCAGGAATAATTCTCGTCTGGTAACGGGATGCTGTTATGGAATTTGCGGGACAGAATCCTGCTTTTCCCCCGGACAAATGCCCATCCCGGTTCTTTGGACGGGCACCAGTACAGGAAAAAAGCCGATCCATTGTACAATAGGCAATAAAAAGACATTATTTTGACGCCGCCTTTGGCCCGGATTGCCTGAATAATCAAAGAAACCGTGTATTTTCAAAAACATGTTCTGTAATGCGCAAAAAAATGCGACCCTCAAAAAAACGGTTTTTTAAATTGGGCCCCGATTGGCAAACGGGGGAATTTGCGGAGAGATTTGTTCCAGTGGGACAGATACATTTCTGGTCCCTCAGGATTGCCGAAGGGCCTGCCCTGCGATGGCATGGCGGGGATTATCATGCCGGTCTGGATCGGTTTCGCGCTGCCAGGAGTGAGGTGAAGTCTCAGGGGGATATGATAATGAAATCTCCGGGATCGGTTGTTCTGCCGGGTTCCGGGGTAAATTATGGATTATTGAGATTATTCTTGTCAGCATCGATGACTTCATCAACAAACGTGGTAAGCTGGGTGAGAACATCCGGATCCAGCCCTTTTTCCACAGCAAGGAACATGCCGGAAAAACCCATCAGCCGGAGTTTGTTGGTAACAAAATGAACAAACTTGGTGATATTCTGCGAGGAAATATAGATCAGCATAGAATTGACCGAATCAAAGAGCAGGGACACTTTCTTTCCCCTAAGCCCGCCAAGCGATTCCGTAACTGCGATCCCGATGGCCGTCATATCGCCGGGATTGACAACGAACCGGCAGTTTTTCACCGGCTCGTGATCATGTCCCATGGCATATTTCGTGACCGTGTCAACGACAGAGATCTTATCCATGGAGATCCCGTTCTTCTCATAATTCTTTTTCAGGATATCGTAGGGCTGGTTTGTGGTAATGACAAGGACATCATATTCCTTGGCCAGGAGCACTTTGATAAGTTCAATGTTCTTATTCCTGATCTCTGCAGCTGATGCCATGATGAGATAAATCTCCTCTTCCTTGATTTCCGGTATGGGGAATGCCATGAATACACCTATTCTGTGAGGAATTTTCTCGAGGCTTCGGAAAAATCACCCGAACGATTCACAATCACTTTGTTGAGTTCGATAATGTTCTGCCGGATCTGCTCCAGGTTCCTGATCTGGATTTTTAGCTGGAGTAAAATATCGGAGTTTTCGAACTGGCCGCGCTCAATATCTTCAACAACGAGGGATATGTTTTGTTCCACTACTTCCATCGGGTTTTTGAGTCTCATAGCTGCTTCCTTGATGAATGCGAGGAACCGGTCGTTACTTTCCTTTAATGCGAGCTCGTCCTGCCGGATCCGTTCAGACTGTTCAGCAACCACCTTTTCCTGCACCGCCAGGAGTTCGTTGAGCGAAGCAGCCATTGCTTCAAGATGGCTGATCCTCTCCATCATTGCATCGTTATCCATCAGATAATCCCACCATTTCGTATTCGTTTCTCATACAAATCATCTGAAAACGGTCCTGCGGTCGAACGGTAAAACCGCAACTTTCACACTCAGTGCCAGCGACCTGAACAGATCCGCAGTCTCCCGGGTAACCGTCACTTTACTGAACAATATAATGACAAAGAGGTTCCCGGAAGGCAGGATCCCGCCAAAACCAATAACTGAACGGACCCCGTACGGGATGACAAAATCATTCTGGGCCGGGACGTACGGGCTGCCAACCGCTTCCGGGATACTGAATACGTTGTAGGTGGTCTGAGCCATATCGATGACCACCGCCGGATCCGGTCGCAGCACGGTGTTGACTTCAAGTCCCATCTGCTGGATGAGTTGCCGGACCATGGGAAATGCCTCGATGAAATGAACGCTTGGAAGGGGAATCGCCTTATGCCCCCGGGATGTCTTTCGGGAATTCCAGGCCGGTTCGGTACCGGCGCTTGCGAGCAGGACCAGGCATCGCATTTCAGGAGAAGCGGGAGGCCCCTTCAGGACATTACGGGCAGACTCCTGCAGATCGCTGTCAAGTTCGTTGTACGGGTGAGTCTTGAAAAGACGAACCAGAACACAATTTTTCTCCCCGGTCTTCTGGTCCTTCAGGGTATCGTAGAGGTGATGAACAATTTTGTCGGCCGCCTCTTCCATACTGATCGCTCCGGATCCCATGGATCGTAACGCAGCCGAGAACTCAACCATATCTTTAAGGGTAAAATCTCCAATGTTCGGCATCATATCCTCCGTCCTGACAGGATTCCCCATAGGCAATAGAATGCTTCGGGAACCCGGGAGGACCTTTCTTCTCCCTGGTTCAGATCCGACAGGATTCTTCCATCAGGCCCGATCCGGACAGGGTCATAACAATGCTTCATGGGGGAGAACCACTATATATATGTTTCAACCAGTCACGGGATATCTACGGTGTATCCCCCCGGGCGTTCAGGCCACGGCTGTACCGCGTGAAAGGGTTGTTTTTATTCACCAGGTACACAAACGGGCGTTTCGGGAAAAGAGGTATATATATTCGTAATTAACAGCACTTCCAGTGATATTCGAGAACCCGCAACGATAGCAGAACCCGGACCTGAACCACCATGGATATCTATTCGTGGCCAGAGTGTCCGTTTTGTAAAAGATCAGGATGGGTTGGATTATGATGAAAAAAATTTCAGAAAAAAACTTCAGTGAGATGCCCACGCTCACGCTCACGCTCATTTTTATGGGAATGTTTACCCTGATATCAGTATTCGAACTCGTACAACAGGTGCTCGAACCGGCATTGACCCTTTGGGGATCCCGGTTTATCACCATCATGGTTGCCAGTACCTGTGCGGTCTTCATTGCATTCTTCCCGCTGCGGGCATTGCGGGATACCGAGGCGAAGTTCAAAGCTATTTACGAAGATTCACATGATGCCATCCTGCTTCTTAACGAAAATTCGTTGCTGGACTGTAACCGTCAGGCATTGCAGATGTTCGGGATACCTGATGTCAAGGAACTGATAAAAAACACTCCTGCTGAACTCTCTCCCCTTGTCAAACCGGTTGATCAGGGATCCCGGGCCACCCTTTGCGATCATATCGGGACTGCATACCGTAACGGGTTCGCCCGTTTCGAAGGAGAATTTCTCCGGCGGGATGGGAGCCGGTTTCCGGCCGATGTGGTAGTATCATCATTCACCCAGGGGAACAGACGCCTGCTCCAGGCAGCGATCCGTGATATTTCAGTACAAAAACAAGCTGAAGCCACCTTACTGGAAAGCGACGAGCGGTTTTTTTCTTATATCCGGGAAACTGCCCAGAGGTTGAAAATCCCAATCGAGGTTGTCCACGAAAACATCGCGATCATGATAGCAGATATCGAAGCAGGGGATACCGACAGGAAAAATCTCCTCCTCCAGCTTCATCTTCAGGAAAAGAATCTTGCCCAGATCCGGCAGAATTTCCTGAACCTGAACCAAAGAATTATTGATCATCTCGGTGATCTGACACCAGCATCAAAACAACTCCTCACTGAATAATCAGGGTCAGGAATCAGATCGCGCCGTAATCTCCTGATTCGTGCAACAGGATATTGCATGCAATGGTATCCACAGTTGAATGAAGAATCATTTCCTGCTTCTCAACAGATCCTGTCGCTGGCAGCACATGATTTATATACCCCTGCATCCCACTGCCAACCATACCCGGCAGTGTGCTAGGCAAGTCCGCCCACAGGAGTGATCGCTGAAAGAATAACTATACTATGACCACGTGATCTTCTGACCAAGGATATAATACTCCTGAAATGCCGGAAGCTTACCCGATGGAACATATCAGGGAGAGACCAGGATGTTGCGGGATCTGACAACCATAATCCATTCGTTTCTTACACCAGTTCATGTCCTGAAAGGTATCGTCATTGCTTCCATCCTGATTATTCTCTATCTGCTCAGCGTCAAAGACTATCTCTTCTTTCACAGTATCATCGAGCTTGTCACGATTGCCATCGCTTTCTCAATCTTCATAATAGTCTGGAATACCCGGAAAGTAATCGCCGATACGTTCTTTCTCGTCATCGGTATCTCGTGCCTTTTTATCGGAAGTCTTGATTTAATCCATACCCTTGCGTACAAGGGTATGGGTGTCTTCCCGGGAAGCACCACGGATCTCCCCACCCAGCTCTGGATTGCAGCACGCTACTTCCAGTGCATCACATTTTTTATTGCAGCGCTCCTGATTGGCAAATCAATCACAAAAGACAGGAAGCACGATGCCGGGATCATCTTTACAGTATGTGCAGCGATCTTCGGATTTCTTCTCGCAAGTATTTTTGTCTGGCAGAACTTTCCGCACTGTTATATCGAAGGCAGCGGCCTGACATCCTTCAAGATCGTGAGTGAATACATTATATCGGTCATCCTCATTGCTACGATCATCATAATCTGGATCAAACGGCGCCATTTTGACCGGGATGTCTGGCAGTTCCTGATTGTTGCACAGTTCTTCCTCATCCTGGGTGAACTGGCATTTACTTCGTACGTGAACGTTTACGGCTTCATGAACATGCTTGGCCATCTCTTCAAGCTCTTCTCGTTCTATTTCTTCTACCGGGCGATCGTCGTCGTGGGCCTGACCCGGCCGTATGATCTCATCCTCCACGAACTCAAGACAGATGAGGATCTCCTCCATGAAAGCGAGAATAAGCTCAACATGATCATCCGGGGATCTCCCATTCCGCAGTTCGTGATCGACAGCAACCACCGGGTCATTCACTGGAACGAGGCCCTTGAGAAATACAGCGGGATCAAGGCAGAAGAGATAATCGGGACGAACCGGCAGTGGCGTGCATTCTACTCCTCTGAACGCCCCTGCATGGCAGACCTCCTTGTTGACGGGGTACAGGAGACATTCCACGGGGGGTATGAAGGAAATTATGCGAAATCCACCCTTGTGGAAGGTGCAATTGAAGCCACTGGCTTTTTCCCGCACATGGGACAGTCCGGGATATGGTTGTATTTCACTGCTGCGCCGATAAGGGATTCCAAGGGCAGCATAATCGGTGCTGTTGAGACACTGGAAGATGTCACGGAACGGAAAAAAGCAGAAGACGCGGTCCGGAGGTCCCGGGATTACTACTTAAAGCTCTTTGATGACTTTCCCAACCCGATCTGGCGCTCGGATACCAATGCAAAATGTGACTACTTCAACAAAGAGTGGCTCGCATTCACCGGCCGTACTTTTGAGCAGGAGAGGGGGGATGGCTGGACAGACGGCGTCCATCCGGATGATCTTGACCATTGCGTAAAGACTTATCTTGCCGCATTCAATGCACGGGAACCTTTCGATATGGAATACCGGCTCCGTCATCGCGACGGCACTTTCCACTGGTTGTTAGACAGCGGAAAACCGTTCTATGATCCGGACGGGAATTTTACCGGCTATCTCGGCGCATGCTATGATGTCACCGGGCGTAAAACGGCGGAAGAAGCGCTCCGTCTCCAGAACAGAATATTCGAGACAATCGCCGAAGGGGTTTACCTGATCCGTGCCAGCGATGGCGTGATTGTTTTTACCAATTCCAAATTTGATACAATGTTCGGGTATGAGAAAGGGGAGTTGATCGGCAGGCATGTCTCTGTCGTCAATGCCCCGGAAGAAAAAACGAGCCCCGGGGATACTGCAGAAGAGATCATCAAAACCCTCCATGAAAAGGGAGAATGGAGAGGGGAAGTAAAAAACATAAAAAAAGACGGCACCACATTCTGGTGTCTGGCCGCTGTATCAACATTCGAACATCCCGGATTCGGGAGAGTCTGGATTTCTGCCCATACGGATATAACCGCCCACAAGCAGGCAGAGGATGCTGTAAAGGCTGCGGTAAAATTAAACCAGCTGATCGATACGATGTCGGTCAGTGAATGCATGAGTTATACGCTCGATGAGGCAGAACGGCTTACTTCAAGTAAAATCGGGTTTTTCCATATTATTAATCCAGATGA
This region includes:
- a CDS encoding PAS domain S-box protein, with protein sequence MMKKISEKNFSEMPTLTLTLIFMGMFTLISVFELVQQVLEPALTLWGSRFITIMVASTCAVFIAFFPLRALRDTEAKFKAIYEDSHDAILLLNENSLLDCNRQALQMFGIPDVKELIKNTPAELSPLVKPVDQGSRATLCDHIGTAYRNGFARFEGEFLRRDGSRFPADVVVSSFTQGNRRLLQAAIRDISVQKQAEATLLESDERFFSYIRETAQRLKIPIEVVHENIAIMIADIEAGDTDRKNLLLQLHLQEKNLAQIRQNFLNLNQRIIDHLGDLTPASKQLLTE
- a CDS encoding MASE3 domain-containing protein; amino-acid sequence: MLRDLTTIIHSFLTPVHVLKGIVIASILIILYLLSVKDYLFFHSIIELVTIAIAFSIFIIVWNTRKVIADTFFLVIGISCLFIGSLDLIHTLAYKGMGVFPGSTTDLPTQLWIAARYFQCITFFIAALLIGKSITKDRKHDAGIIFTVCAAIFGFLLASIFVWQNFPHCYIEGSGLTSFKIVSEYIISVILIATIIIIWIKRRHFDRDVWQFLIVAQFFLILGELAFTSYVNVYGFMNMLGHLFKLFSFYFFYRAIVVVGLTRPYDLILHELKTDEDLLHESENKLNMIIRGSPIPQFVIDSNHRVIHWNEALEKYSGIKAEEIIGTNRQWRAFYSSERPCMADLLVDGVQETFHGGYEGNYAKSTLVEGAIEATGFFPHMGQSGIWLYFTAAPIRDSKGSIIGAVETLEDVTERKKAEDAVRRSRDYYLKLFDDFPNPIWRSDTNAKCDYFNKEWLAFTGRTFEQERGDGWTDGVHPDDLDHCVKTYLAAFNAREPFDMEYRLRHRDGTFHWLLDSGKPFYDPDGNFTGYLGACYDVTGRKTAEEALRLQNRIFETIAEGVYLIRASDGVIVFTNSKFDTMFGYEKGELIGRHVSVVNAPEEKTSPGDTAEEIIKTLHEKGEWRGEVKNIKKDGTTFWCLAAVSTFEHPGFGRVWISAHTDITAHKQAEDAVKAAVKLNQLIDTMSVSECMSYTLDEAERLTSSKIGFFHIINPDEKTIQLIAWSTETRKHCFIPKEPERHYPVEKAGVWVDCIRQRRAVIHNDYASLPHRKGLPEGHVPVIRELVVPIFNEDKIIAIIGAGNKAVDYDEKDISVLTLLAKNTWTLIRRKQAEEALRESEQKFRDIFNNTTDAIHIHEINADGTPGRFTDVNDVACRMLGYTREEMIAKTPFDITTDYHNPPLERVIEEQQMSGTARFETEHRAKDGTIIPVEVNTHIVTIQGTKVMLGVVRDITKRKKAEVLLKHYSQELEQDVKARTEELSASLDEKVLLLREIHHRVKNNLQIIISLVNLQMRRVEDERLKQVMAETQNRVRAMALVHEKLYQSVDISRIDLAGYTGFLVTHLFTFYGVDSRQVTLKIDIGKIMLDINTAIPLGLIINELASNALKHAFPDSRKGSLSIAVREEGKTLHLMVRDDGIGMPEDFDWRNAESLGLRLVVSLVEQLDGTIELDRSAGTAFTIVVQVKVG
- a CDS encoding HAMP domain-containing sensor histidine kinase; amino-acid sequence: MAGENCWEFQKCGREPGGAKVSELGVCPAAAETRVDGVNGGKNGGRTCWVIAGTLCKGKTRGTYAAKIKTCHDCRFHKMVLADPEAENPARAEQGSRTLDLVLEHTAELEREIEHRRKIEDALHRANAKLSLISSVTQHDMLNKLGSIGLIIDLLVRKYSNDPYALEYLNKAEVQLRNVEEMIWFARDYNDMGSKDPKWQNIPVVIAGIRGWVLEASLELDPDLAEYEIFADPLLCKVFYNLADNAVRHGGRVSHIKVSATVQDGNLLLIWEDDGFGVPEEEKEKIFRKGHGSNTGLGLFLVREILSITGIGVRETGVPGRGARFEILVPEGAFRRRREKG